The genomic stretch tgcagcacaattagcaaacccatgattatgtgctgattatggcttacatcccTGTGGTTACAggccatttacttgcattgtgatattaccttcagaaataaacttatttctggcaAGAAATGTATTAAGTAagctttgccctattttacaacttttcttgccacatttgttaagggaatccTTGCAGccattaaattagtaacatctgGATTCCCTTCATTTGGTCACAAAGGGGGATCACTTGAACTCTTCCCCTCCACCACAGGACATTGCaatcgtcataaatgtgagtcaggtgTCAAAGCATCCGAATGTCAATGATGTGAGCACGGAGAAGGCTGCAACAGTCAAATATGTGAAATATAGTCACAAGtgcccttttttcagtgccgtggtAACTTTGAATTTGAATTAtatttaaatgaactgttgtaaatagaGGACTACCTGCAGTTCTCATTTGCTCCAGAGGAGAAGAGTAGATAAACAGCAGGGAAATTCAAGGAGGTGGATATAGATTAGatgagaggtcttcaaacttggcaactttaagacttgtggacgtcaactcccagaattctccaggcagcatagcacaaaaagaaagaaagagagagagaaagaaagaaagaaagagagagagagagaaagaaagaaagagagagagagagagaaagaaagaaagaaagagagagagagagagagaaagaaagagagagagagaaagaaagaaagaaagagagagagagagagagaaagaaagaaagaaagagagagagagagagagagaaagacaaaaagagagagagaaagaaagaaagaaagagaaagagaaagaaagaaagaaagagagagagaaagaaagaaagaaagaaagagagaaagaaagagagagagaaagaaagagagagagagagaaagaaagaaaaagagagagagagagagaaagaaagaaagaaagaaagagagggagggagggagggaggagggaaggacaaaatagaaaagaaagagaagaaaaaaatgaaatagaaagaaaggaaaaggaaggaaacaaaaatgaaaaaggaaggaaaaatgagggAGGAAAAAACCAGAACAAagcacattcccccccccccccagcaattaACATCTGGATAAAGAGGAAATTGAATCCGATAACGAAGCAATAAAAGAACTCCACTCCAGAGCTGGCTGAGTGCCTATCGAACAAAGAGTTGCAATGTATTATAATGTGTAAACAGATCATAATAGAAAAAAACTACCTGCAAACTTCTATGTGCCCTGATGACATAACCTATGTGTTTTTAATAAAAACCatgtgttttcaataggaaagtgaacacaagagcaatggggcacaatctgaggttagttgggggaaagatcagaagcaacgtgagaaaatattattttaccaaaagagtagtagatgcttggaacaaacttccagcagacgtggttggtaaatccacagtaactgaatttaaacatgcctgagataaacatatatccatcctaagataaaatacaggaaataatataagggcagactagatggatcatgaggtctatttctgccgtcagtcttctgtttctatgttcctatgagGCACCTTCCTCCATGATGGGGAACGTTGTTTGCCACACCCCCTTTCCCATCAGCTTTTCCTTATATACtgccaaggtgtggccaaatgtcccatagatctatttaaCACCAAGAACCCCTTCTTGAGAGATATTCATGTCTCAATCTCATCCTCCCTACCCTTGCATCTAAAAGGGGGTCCTGATCCTTAAAGTCACCATCGTCCTCTGTGTCAGACAATACCCTAAttgggggttctacagtctcaggtggttcctcagtctccaacactccttcactctcactctcagactctggtaacaagaacactggcctgcgatgccagtacttatccatctcctggtcctcgaaatttgtgaccagctgagctggacgtggaccactcacaacagttcCAACACAAAGACCCCAAACTTTGGGATATAAATGGTCCTAGAGGTAGGACTTTGAGGAGAGACCGTCCTTGTGATTGAATTTCCAACCAATTATTCTTGCACAGCCTTTGatgatcttcttcctcctccttctaggTCTTCGAAGATGGGGTCACCTTGACCAAGACGGTAGTTTCGTCCACTGTCCATGCCGCTGGGGAAGCCAAGGGCCGTATGACCCAGAAAGTGACCAAAGCCGTTGACCTTACCAGGGACATTGTCCAGGACAGCATCACCTTGACCCAAACTGTGGTGAGCTCCACCGTCAACACGGCCCAGAATGCCGCCAGCGAAGCCAAGGGCCTCTTTACCCACCGAGCGGCGGACATTGTCAACCTGGGCAAGGAGACCATGAATGATGGTGTTGACCTGACTCGGTCGGTGGTGTCCAACACGATCAATGCTGCCCGTCAAGTGCAGAGCGCTGGGGCTCTCCAGGAAGGGGTGGAGATGGCAACGTTGTTTAGGCAAGCTGTGGTCAGCGGAATGGACACCCTGCTGGATAAGACGGAAGAGATGGTGGATTATTACCTTCCCATGTCAGAAGAAGAACTCGGTAAGAGCAGAACTTCTCTAGCTGCAATCAATCATCAGTAAGAAACCAGATTAGGGTCACCCAGTCAGCTTCCAAAATCAATTCtcaaaaatccttccttccttctttccttttttccttccttccttcgagtctttggagaggagcggcacacaaatctaataaattattattattattattattattattattattattattattattattattattatccttccttccttctttccttccttctttcttccttcctctttctttctttctttctttctttcatttttctctttccttccttccttttcatcctctgttctttctttcttctttcccactttcataatttccccccttttccttgcaTTTCTTTCCTACATTCCTTttcaaattttccttccttccctccctcctgccttccttttttcatttttcattccttcattttttttattttttattttcccccctttctttttcctttcttcctttttcatttttccttcctttccttcctcccttctttctttcttttttctttcttttcttcctctttatctctttctttctttcttcccttcctttccttcctgtttctccttccttcctttcttttccacttTCATGCCTTCTCCCTTTTTCCTTGCATTTCTTTCCTACATTCCTTttcaaattttccttccttccttccttcctttttcatttcccttccttccttcctttttccttcctttttccttcctgccttctttctttccttccttccttccttttcttttctttctcagtttttccttccttccttccctgccttgtCACCCACCCATCTCATCTGCAGGGGACTCATCGGACAAGCAAGCCAGAGCCATCATCCatgtaaaacagtgtttcccaaccttggcaacttgaagacatctggctggggaattctgggagttgaagtccagatctcttcaagttgccgaggttgggaaacactgatgtaaaaTACTGACACGAGAACAAAAAAAGTTGGAaggaattgggggggggcaggtttTTTAAACCTTCCATGGGGGCTGATTCTTCCGGGGGTCCGAGGGGGCCTCTTCACACCCTCTTTGTCCTCCCTGCAGCCCAGCTGGCCAACCAGGTCCAGGGGGTCAGCCCGGCCTCCCTAGACGAGCAGCAGAGAGAACAGAGTTATTTCGTCCGCCTGGGCTCCCTCTCCAGCAAACTCCGTTCCCGAGTCTACCGGCATTCCCTGAATCGGCTTCATGTGGTCCAGGAAAACACACAGGACTTGCTTGGCCAGCTCCAGTATGTGATAAACCTGGTAAGCGGGACCTGGGTTCAAATCAGCCAGGACACAGTGTCATTTCCATCTGCCCCACCCACAAAGGGAAACCCTCAGAgctgatgggagttgtagtccactcaATCTAGACGTACCCCGGCAGCCACAGATCTCTCTGGCCAGGGATCtgatatgagccagccgtgtgcagcagctgccgaaaaagccaacacagttctaggctgcattaacagagagatagaatcaagatcacgtgaagtgttaatactactttataaggccacacttgggacactgcattcagttttggttgccacgatgcaaaaaggatgttgatacgagtgcagagaagagcaacagagatgattaggagactggaggctaaaa from Erythrolamprus reginae isolate rEryReg1 unplaced genomic scaffold, rEryReg1.hap1 scaffold_399, whole genome shotgun sequence encodes the following:
- the LOC139156189 gene encoding perilipin-3-like; translation: ETELLMATEGENQDVTKTENIVTRVTNIPLVSSAYQVWSSMYRYAKETYPYVNTACNIVEMVAAVAVGSARGAAQLFQPHLKPQIATVNEYACKGLDRLERKLPILQQPTYQVFEDGVTLTKTVVSSTVHAAGEAKGRMTQKVTKAVDLTRDIVQDSITLTQTVVSSTVNTAQNAASEAKGLFTHRAADIVNLGKETMNDGVDLTRSVVSNTINAARQVQSAGALQEGVEMATLFRQAVVSGMDTLLDKTEEMVDYYLPMSEEELAQLANQVQGVSPASLDEQQREQSYFVRLGSLSSKLRSRVYRHSLNRLHVVQENTQDLLGQLQYVINL